A section of the Rummeliibacillus pycnus genome encodes:
- a CDS encoding DUF2621 domain-containing protein, producing MLNGWFLWFILFWVVLLVGSMAIGGFFMFRKFLKSMPKEDGKSTLDWQDYYVNKTLHLWHQDEKDLLNELVSPVPDLFRDVAKQKIAGKIGQLAIEEKAIKIDFDLIIRGYIQATPKRDHKFLRKKLTQMKIDISPYEHLLD from the coding sequence GTGTTAAATGGCTGGTTTTTGTGGTTTATATTATTTTGGGTTGTACTATTAGTAGGGTCTATGGCAATTGGCGGTTTTTTTATGTTTCGGAAATTTTTAAAATCTATGCCAAAAGAGGACGGAAAATCCACATTGGATTGGCAAGATTATTATGTCAATAAGACTTTGCATTTATGGCATCAAGATGAAAAGGATCTATTAAATGAGTTAGTGAGTCCAGTACCAGACCTATTTCGAGATGTAGCGAAGCAAAAAATTGCTGGTAAAATTGGACAACTTGCTATAGAAGAAAAGGCTATTAAAATTGATTTTGACTTAATCATTCGAGGATACATACAAGCCACACCAAAACGGGATCATAAATTTTTACGTAAAAAGTTAACTCAAATGAAAATTGATATTTCGCCTTATGAACATTTATTAGATTAG
- the aspA gene encoding aspartate ammonia-lyase produces MTEFRIEKDFLGEKEIPKDAYYGVQTMRAIENFPITGYRIHPELIKSLGIVKKAAALANMEIGMLQKEIGQYIIQACNEVISGKWNDQFIVDPIQGGAGTSINMNTNEVIANRALELMGEEKGNYKLISPNSHINMSQSTNDAFPTATHIAVLSLLNQLLEASKTMQNAFVSKAKEFAGIIKMGRTHLQDAVPILLGQEFEAYSRVVSRDIDRISLSRQHLYEVNMGATAVGTGLNADPVYIDTVVRNLSELSGLPLKGAEHLVDATQNTDCYTEVSANLKVCMINMSKIANDLRLMASGPRDGLFEIILPARQPGSSIMPGKVNPVMAEVVNQVAFQVIGNDLTISSASEAGQFELNVMEPVLFFNLIQSISTMSNVFKVFTEKCIVGIKANDEHLKEYVEKSVGIITAVNPHIGYELAAQIAKEAIATGASVRELCIKSGALTAEQLDKILDPYAMTQPGIAGGRSLDK; encoded by the coding sequence ATGACAGAATTTCGAATTGAAAAAGACTTTTTAGGAGAAAAAGAAATTCCGAAAGACGCTTATTATGGCGTTCAAACAATGAGAGCAATCGAAAACTTTCCAATTACAGGATATCGAATTCATCCTGAACTCATAAAATCTTTAGGTATTGTAAAAAAAGCAGCAGCACTAGCAAATATGGAAATTGGCATGTTACAGAAAGAAATAGGGCAATACATTATTCAAGCATGTAATGAAGTAATATCAGGAAAATGGAATGACCAATTTATTGTAGATCCTATTCAAGGTGGCGCAGGCACATCTATCAATATGAATACAAACGAAGTAATTGCCAATCGTGCGCTTGAATTAATGGGAGAAGAAAAAGGGAATTATAAACTCATTAGCCCTAATAGTCATATTAATATGTCTCAATCTACTAATGATGCTTTTCCAACTGCTACACATATCGCAGTTCTAAGTTTATTGAATCAATTACTTGAAGCTTCTAAAACAATGCAAAATGCATTTGTTTCGAAAGCAAAAGAATTCGCGGGTATTATTAAAATGGGTCGTACACATCTTCAAGATGCTGTTCCAATCTTACTAGGGCAAGAATTCGAAGCGTATAGTCGTGTGGTTTCTCGTGACATTGACAGAATATCACTTTCAAGACAACACTTATATGAAGTAAATATGGGGGCAACTGCCGTAGGCACAGGATTGAATGCTGATCCCGTTTATATTGATACAGTCGTTCGAAATCTTAGTGAATTAAGTGGCTTACCATTAAAAGGTGCTGAACACTTAGTTGATGCTACTCAAAATACGGATTGTTATACTGAAGTATCTGCGAATCTAAAAGTTTGCATGATTAATATGTCAAAAATCGCAAATGACTTACGTTTAATGGCTTCTGGACCACGTGATGGTTTATTTGAAATTATTTTACCAGCTCGTCAACCTGGTTCATCAATTATGCCTGGTAAAGTAAATCCTGTAATGGCTGAAGTAGTGAATCAAGTGGCTTTCCAAGTTATTGGTAATGATTTAACTATTTCATCAGCTTCTGAAGCAGGTCAATTTGAATTAAATGTTATGGAACCTGTATTATTCTTTAACTTAATTCAATCGATTTCTACCATGAGTAATGTATTTAAAGTATTTACAGAAAAATGTATCGTAGGCATTAAAGCAAATGACGAACATCTAAAAGAATATGTTGAAAAGAGTGTGGGTATTATAACTGCAGTAAACCCGCATATTGGCTACGAATTAGCTGCTCAAATTGCTAAGGAAGCGATAGCTACAGGTGCTTCTGTACGTGAACTTTGTATTAAATCTGGAGCTTTAACAGCAGAACAATTAGATAAAATTTTAGATCCTTATGCAATGACACAACCAGGTATTGCTGGCGGTAGATCTCTCGATAAGTAA
- a CDS encoding DUF2922 domain-containing protein has translation MSKVLQLQFKTPDGTPCSLTVDTPKEDLTSEVIYQVMNTVLDSKVFAMQGVELSEIVGARFVERTITELQV, from the coding sequence ATGTCAAAAGTTTTACAATTACAATTTAAAACACCAGATGGTACACCGTGCTCTTTAACTGTTGATACACCTAAGGAGGATCTAACGTCAGAAGTTATCTACCAAGTGATGAATACGGTATTAGACAGCAAGGTATTTGCAATGCAAGGTGTAGAACTTTCTGAAATAGTTGGTGCACGTTTCGTTGAGCGTACTATCACCGAATTACAAGTATAA
- a CDS encoding DUF1659 domain-containing protein — protein MATKTFENATLRLKFSLGVNEKGQMIEKTKIFRNVSEQATIENLVNVGTALASLFQYQFIGSGLTTQDSIRN, from the coding sequence ATGGCAACCAAAACATTTGAAAATGCTACACTTCGTCTAAAGTTTTCATTAGGAGTTAATGAAAAAGGTCAAATGATTGAAAAAACAAAAATATTTCGCAACGTATCAGAACAGGCAACTATAGAAAATTTGGTCAATGTAGGAACAGCACTTGCTAGTCTTTTCCAATATCAATTTATTGGAAGCGGGTTAACAACACAAGACTCAATAAGAAATTAA
- a CDS encoding SCO family protein — protein MRKRVMISALLMIFAVLLSACGGEKFKAETDWQVHDFNYTNQTGDKVSLDSLKGKPWLAMFIFTNCTSICPPMTMNMTDIQKKFKEKGLKDYKIVGFSVDPTNDTPEKLKKYLSQYPVPDDSKWDLLTGYSQDEIATLALKSFKTIVKDDPNSNQVIHGSSFYLVNQDGVVVKNYSGYKDVPTDTIAVDMETLIEDGKK, from the coding sequence GTGAGAAAAAGAGTTATGATATCGGCCTTATTAATGATTTTCGCTGTATTATTATCTGCTTGTGGTGGGGAGAAATTCAAAGCTGAAACGGATTGGCAAGTACATGATTTTAATTACACGAACCAAACTGGTGACAAGGTTTCACTAGATAGTTTGAAAGGTAAACCATGGCTTGCAATGTTTATTTTTACTAATTGTACAAGTATTTGTCCTCCAATGACCATGAATATGACAGACATTCAAAAAAAGTTTAAGGAAAAAGGATTAAAAGATTATAAGATTGTTGGGTTTAGTGTAGATCCTACAAATGATACACCTGAAAAACTAAAAAAATACTTGTCTCAATATCCTGTTCCAGATGATTCAAAATGGGATTTGCTAACGGGCTATTCTCAAGATGAAATTGCTACATTAGCATTAAAGTCTTTTAAAACAATTGTCAAAGATGACCCGAATTCAAACCAAGTAATTCATGGTTCAAGTTTTTACTTAGTAAATCAAGATGGGGTAGTTGTGAAAAACTATAGTGGATATAAGGATGTTCCAACCGATACGATTGCAGTAGATATGGAAACCTTAATTGAAGACGGTAAGAAATAA
- the argH gene encoding argininosuccinate lyase, translating into MSGKLWGGRFQKSAEQWVDEFGASIGFDQQLVTEDLEGSIAHVTMLGETGILDKEEVSTIKGGLEQLKVKAQNNELTFLVENEDIHLNLEKMLIDLVGPVGGKLHTGRSRNDQVATDMHLFLKKRVKEVIELIAKFQETIVDQAEANIDTLAPGYTHLQRAQPISFAHHLMTYFWMLERDKERFNESLKRIDISPLGAGALAGTTFPIDRELSAKLMGFSSVYQNSMDAVSDRDFIVEFLSNSSLLMAHLSRFAEEIILWSSEEFKFIELDDAFSTGSSIMPQKKNPDMAELIRGKAGRVYGNLMGLLTVLKGIPLAYNKDMQEDKEGMFDTLHTIVGALKIFEGMIRTMTVSKDTLNKAVHQDFSNATELADYLATKGMPFREAHAVTGKLVFLCIQRGIYLLDLPLEDLQEASNLIEADVYDVLAPEAAVKRRHSLGGTGFDQVKIQIEKAKEKLLVTK; encoded by the coding sequence ATGAGTGGTAAACTTTGGGGAGGTCGATTCCAAAAATCTGCAGAACAATGGGTAGATGAATTTGGAGCATCCATCGGGTTTGACCAACAGCTTGTCACAGAGGATTTAGAAGGTAGCATCGCACATGTTACGATGCTTGGAGAAACTGGTATCCTTGATAAAGAAGAAGTCAGCACGATCAAAGGTGGCCTTGAACAATTAAAAGTAAAAGCTCAAAATAACGAGCTAACCTTTTTAGTAGAAAATGAAGACATCCATTTGAATTTGGAAAAAATGTTAATCGATTTAGTTGGACCTGTTGGAGGTAAACTCCATACGGGTCGAAGTCGAAACGACCAAGTTGCTACGGATATGCACTTATTCTTGAAAAAAAGAGTAAAGGAAGTTATTGAACTCATTGCAAAATTCCAAGAAACAATTGTCGATCAAGCAGAGGCAAACATTGACACTTTAGCTCCTGGATATACGCACTTACAAAGAGCTCAACCAATTTCTTTCGCTCATCACTTGATGACTTATTTTTGGATGTTAGAACGAGATAAAGAACGTTTTAACGAGTCGCTTAAACGTATAGATATCTCTCCACTTGGAGCAGGGGCTCTAGCTGGCACAACATTCCCAATTGATCGTGAATTGAGTGCAAAACTAATGGGCTTTTCATCTGTCTATCAAAACAGTATGGATGCTGTAAGTGACCGTGACTTTATCGTAGAGTTCTTAAGTAATAGCTCATTATTAATGGCTCATTTATCTAGATTTGCTGAAGAAATTATTCTTTGGTCAAGTGAAGAATTTAAGTTCATTGAATTAGATGATGCCTTCTCAACAGGTTCTAGTATTATGCCACAGAAAAAGAATCCTGATATGGCAGAACTTATTCGCGGGAAAGCTGGCCGTGTTTACGGTAATTTAATGGGATTATTGACAGTCTTAAAAGGAATCCCACTTGCTTATAACAAGGATATGCAAGAAGACAAAGAAGGTATGTTCGATACACTTCATACCATTGTCGGTGCTCTTAAAATCTTTGAAGGCATGATTCGTACCATGACTGTTTCAAAAGATACATTAAACAAAGCGGTACATCAAGATTTTTCAAATGCTACTGAACTTGCGGATTACTTAGCAACTAAAGGTATGCCTTTCCGTGAGGCACATGCAGTAACGGGTAAATTAGTATTTCTTTGTATTCAACGTGGAATTTACTTATTAGACCTTCCTCTCGAAGACTTGCAAGAGGCAAGTAATCTAATCGAAGCGGATGTGTATGACGTATTAGCACCGGAGGCAGCTGTTAAACGTCGTCATTCCCTAGGTGGAACAGGCTTTGACCAAGTAAAAATTCAAATTGAAAAAGCAAAAGAAAAACTATTAGTTACTAAATAA
- the mscL gene encoding large conductance mechanosensitive channel protein MscL, which produces MWEDFKKFALKGNVADLAVGVIIGAAFGKIVSSLVQDIITPILSLFIGKVNFTSLEFHGIMYGKFIQNVVDFLIIAFSIFIFIRIISKFNFKKKQQEVKEEVPEESTEDLLKDIRSLLQERK; this is translated from the coding sequence ATGTGGGAAGATTTTAAGAAATTCGCTTTAAAAGGAAATGTAGCAGATTTAGCAGTAGGGGTTATTATCGGAGCTGCTTTTGGTAAAATTGTTTCTTCATTAGTTCAAGATATTATTACACCAATTCTTAGTCTTTTTATAGGCAAAGTGAACTTTACATCTTTAGAATTTCACGGAATCATGTACGGTAAATTCATACAAAATGTTGTTGATTTCTTAATCATTGCCTTTTCAATCTTCATCTTCATTCGTATTATTTCAAAATTTAATTTTAAGAAAAAACAACAAGAAGTAAAAGAAGAAGTCCCTGAAGAATCCACTGAGGATCTATTAAAAGATATTCGTTCTTTACTGCAAGAAAGAAAATAA
- a CDS encoding MDR family MFS transporter has protein sequence MNKVFAAILLATALAAIEGTIVSTAIPSITSDLSGVELISWIYSAYLLTSAISAIIFGKMADLFGRKKMIIAGISLFLIGSLLCGLAPSMELLIIFRAIQGIGAGSIFPITLTIVGELFETEKERAKGQGYISMVWGVSGVIGPLIGGFIVDQLTWHFIFLLNIPFGLGAILLVAKYYQEERIKVTRKIDYAGAFLFSIGMVALLYSLIAGSNTQHWATISQVVFYVIAIVFLGLFLFIEKRASEPIIPLTLFKNKKLNVVNSLSLFSMAIVISISAYLPIYAQSVLGKNATEAGLMLTPLSVMWTVGAILSGHLIGRFTNKMIIQTGTVLLVIATTMLMFLSSSTSSLFVYFSTAILGMGMGFIAPMLILAVQASSSEEQLGTAIGLNSFINTFSQSIGAAIFGVLFNTATSEKLANIGAEHVNLNGYFDYSIFSSLQINKIIEIIAGGIRSVYTGSFIFAVVTVILALFIAKKSQTK, from the coding sequence ATGAATAAAGTTTTTGCCGCAATATTACTTGCGACAGCTTTAGCAGCAATAGAAGGGACAATTGTGTCAACTGCTATACCAAGTATAACGTCAGATCTATCAGGGGTTGAGTTGATTAGTTGGATCTATTCAGCGTACCTTTTAACTTCTGCTATTTCAGCGATTATCTTTGGGAAAATGGCAGATTTATTTGGACGAAAGAAAATGATTATTGCTGGAATTAGTCTTTTCTTAATAGGATCATTACTATGTGGACTGGCGCCATCAATGGAGCTTCTAATTATCTTTCGTGCCATTCAGGGGATCGGGGCAGGTTCAATTTTTCCCATTACCCTGACCATAGTAGGTGAGTTATTTGAAACAGAGAAAGAACGTGCTAAAGGACAAGGGTATATAAGTATGGTATGGGGTGTCTCTGGTGTAATTGGTCCTTTGATTGGCGGATTTATCGTAGACCAATTAACGTGGCATTTTATATTCCTACTAAATATTCCTTTTGGTTTAGGAGCTATCTTACTGGTTGCGAAATATTATCAAGAAGAACGGATTAAAGTAACTCGAAAGATAGATTATGCAGGAGCATTTCTTTTTTCAATTGGAATGGTTGCTTTGCTGTATTCACTAATAGCTGGTAGTAATACGCAACATTGGGCAACAATATCACAAGTTGTTTTTTATGTCATTGCAATTGTTTTTCTTGGGTTATTTCTATTCATTGAAAAGAGAGCAAGTGAACCGATCATTCCACTAACTTTATTTAAAAATAAAAAGTTAAATGTAGTGAATAGTTTATCTCTATTTTCGATGGCGATCGTTATTAGTATTTCAGCTTATTTACCAATTTACGCTCAATCTGTATTAGGGAAAAACGCAACAGAAGCAGGCTTAATGTTAACGCCACTTTCAGTCATGTGGACAGTAGGAGCAATTTTATCAGGACATTTAATAGGACGTTTTACCAACAAAATGATTATTCAAACAGGAACAGTATTGTTAGTGATTGCTACTACAATGCTAATGTTCTTATCTTCTTCAACTAGTTCACTATTTGTTTATTTTTCAACTGCAATTTTAGGAATGGGAATGGGCTTTATTGCACCAATGCTTATTTTAGCAGTCCAAGCATCTTCTTCTGAAGAACAATTAGGAACAGCCATTGGATTGAACTCCTTTATTAATACATTTAGTCAATCGATTGGAGCCGCAATTTTCGGTGTGCTTTTTAACACGGCTACAAGCGAGAAATTGGCGAATATAGGGGCAGAACATGTTAATTTAAATGGTTACTTTGATTATTCAATCTTCTCATCGTTACAAATTAATAAGATTATTGAAATTATTGCTGGAGGGATACGATCTGTTTATACAGGTTCCTTTATTTTTGCTGTTGTAACGGTAATTTTAGCATTATTTATAGCCAAAAAATCACAAACTAAATAA
- a CDS encoding CcdC family protein, translating to MLSSIPSQFMVIGSTVAVVFMGIMMMIVRAKSSKKPASVKKIIIPPIAMSTGAFMFCFDYFRVPWTQVLEAVIAGLIFSTVLIATSKFQIVDNDVYLKPSKAFFFILIGLLAIRTVAKVYLSGSFHLGELGGMFFLLAFSMIVPWRIAMLIQYKKLEKQLHLQHN from the coding sequence ATGTTGAGTTCTATTCCTTCTCAATTTATGGTAATAGGTTCTACTGTAGCTGTAGTTTTTATGGGGATTATGATGATGATTGTACGTGCTAAATCATCTAAAAAACCAGCTAGTGTAAAAAAAATAATTATTCCTCCAATTGCTATGTCCACGGGTGCATTCATGTTTTGTTTTGACTATTTCCGAGTACCTTGGACTCAAGTATTAGAAGCAGTTATAGCAGGTTTAATTTTCTCAACAGTGTTAATTGCAACTTCTAAATTTCAAATTGTAGATAATGATGTTTACTTGAAACCATCTAAAGCCTTCTTCTTTATCTTGATAGGCTTATTAGCAATTCGTACTGTTGCAAAGGTTTATTTGAGTGGTTCCTTCCATTTAGGGGAACTTGGTGGTATGTTCTTCCTATTAGCTTTTTCAATGATTGTACCATGGCGTATAGCCATGTTAATCCAATACAAAAAGCTAGAAAAACAACTACATTTGCAACATAACTAA
- a CDS encoding cytochrome c biogenesis CcdA family protein: protein MNTDINIFFAFGAGFLSFISPCTLPLYPAFLSYITGVSFNQLKNEKGMLQKRAILHTLFFLLGFSVIFIVLGFSTSFVKGFFIQYDELIRQIGGILIVVFGLVITGIFTPDFLMKDRKLEFKNRPSGFIGSMLIGLVFAAGWTPCTGPILASIILLGSTNPDSAIWYMFAYVLGFSIPFFALSFFISRMNWIRRNSQKIVKIGGYIMIVVGVILFFDGMTVLNRWVTPIFGGFQGF from the coding sequence ATGAATACAGATATCAATATATTCTTTGCTTTTGGTGCAGGCTTTTTGAGCTTCATCTCACCGTGTACGTTACCTCTTTATCCAGCCTTCCTTTCATACATAACTGGCGTATCCTTTAATCAGTTAAAGAACGAAAAAGGAATGTTGCAGAAAAGAGCCATTTTACATACTTTATTCTTCTTATTGGGTTTTTCTGTGATTTTTATTGTATTGGGCTTTAGTACTTCCTTTGTGAAAGGTTTCTTTATTCAATATGATGAGTTAATACGCCAAATTGGTGGTATTTTAATTGTTGTATTTGGTCTCGTTATTACAGGAATCTTTACACCTGATTTTTTGATGAAAGATCGTAAACTTGAATTCAAGAATAGACCATCAGGTTTCATAGGTTCAATGCTAATTGGCCTTGTTTTTGCAGCAGGTTGGACACCTTGTACAGGTCCTATTCTAGCATCGATCATATTATTAGGATCAACAAATCCTGATTCAGCAATTTGGTATATGTTCGCCTATGTATTGGGATTTTCAATTCCATTTTTTGCCCTTTCATTCTTCATTTCCCGTATGAATTGGATTAGAAGAAATAGCCAAAAAATCGTTAAAATTGGTGGATATATAATGATTGTTGTCGGCGTTATTTTGTTCTTTGATGGAATGACTGTTCTAAATCGTTGGGTTACACCAATTTTTGGTGGATTCCAAGGCTTTTAA
- a CDS encoding cysteine hydrolase family protein yields MKKALIVIDYTVDFVAEKGALTCGASGQQIEKAILHHIHEFIDQNELVIFACDLHEENDTFHPETKLFPPHNIRNTKGRELYNAVQTLYQEIKHLPTVVWMDKTRYSSFAGTNLEQLLRERKINDVFLTGVCTDICVLHTAIDAYNKGYNLFVFEDSVASFNQTGHNWALEHFKHTLGATIL; encoded by the coding sequence ATGAAAAAAGCATTAATTGTAATCGATTATACGGTAGACTTTGTCGCGGAAAAGGGTGCTTTAACTTGTGGAGCTTCAGGACAACAAATTGAAAAAGCTATTTTACATCATATTCATGAATTTATTGACCAAAATGAGCTCGTTATTTTTGCATGTGATTTACATGAAGAAAATGACACGTTCCATCCAGAAACAAAACTTTTCCCACCACATAATATTCGAAATACTAAAGGGAGAGAACTGTATAATGCCGTTCAAACATTGTATCAAGAAATAAAACATTTACCAACTGTTGTTTGGATGGATAAAACGCGTTATAGCTCATTTGCTGGAACAAATTTAGAGCAACTATTACGTGAACGAAAAATTAATGACGTATTTTTAACAGGGGTTTGTACAGATATTTGCGTACTGCATACGGCAATAGATGCTTATAATAAAGGTTATAACCTATTTGTTTTCGAAGATTCAGTAGCAAGCTTTAATCAAACTGGCCATAATTGGGCTCTTGAACATTTTAAACATACACTAGGTGCAACGATTTTATAA
- a CDS encoding response regulator: protein MSTVLVVDDTIFMRHTITAILEEAGFKVIGEAENGKQAIEQYQKLHPDVVTMDVTMPVMSGLEATKEIIKKDPNAKICIVTALGQQRLILEALKNGAKDFITKPFEREHLETTIRQLIE from the coding sequence TTGTCAACTGTTCTAGTAGTAGATGATACAATATTCATGCGTCATACCATTACAGCAATTCTTGAAGAGGCGGGATTTAAAGTAATTGGTGAGGCGGAAAATGGAAAACAAGCAATCGAACAATATCAAAAACTGCATCCTGATGTTGTGACAATGGATGTTACAATGCCAGTGATGTCAGGATTAGAGGCTACAAAAGAGATCATAAAAAAAGACCCTAATGCCAAAATTTGTATAGTTACAGCATTAGGACAACAAAGACTCATTTTAGAAGCGCTAAAAAATGGGGCAAAAGATTTTATAACGAAACCTTTTGAGAGGGAACATTTAGAGACGACGATTCGTCAATTGATAGAATAA
- a CDS encoding YvrJ family protein → MAEWTTLIQEIGFPIFVSFYLMHRVETKLQAIHDALLDLK, encoded by the coding sequence ATGGCTGAATGGACAACTCTAATTCAAGAGATAGGATTTCCAATCTTTGTCTCCTTTTATTTAATGCATCGAGTTGAAACAAAGCTACAAGCCATCCATGATGCTTTATTAGACTTAAAATAA